The Moorena producens PAL-8-15-08-1 genomic interval TTGATATACAGAAAATCCGCGAGCTCAACCCAGATGGGGTAGTCATTTCTCCAGGCCCAGGACGTCCTGAAGATGCTGGGATATCAAGGGCTATATACAGCAATTTGGGGTCAAATCTCCCCATTTTAGGGGTTTGTTTGGGTCATCAAGCCTTGGGCCAGGTATTTGGCGGGAAAATTGTTTCGGCACCAGTATTGATGCATGGCAAAACCTCAGAGATTCATCATACTGGGGTTGGGGTTTTTCAGGGATTACCCAATCCTTTCACAGCGACTCGATACCATAGCTTAGTTATTGACCGTAGCTGCTGTCCTGATGTCTTGGAAATCACGGCTTGGGTGGATGATGGCACAATTATGGGAGTTAGACATCGGAACTATACACACATAGAAGGCGTCCAATTTCATCCAGAGAGTATTTTGACCTGTTCTGGTAAGCAACTTCTAAAAAACTTCTTAGAATCGCTGCCAGCATCTGCTACTCTCTCTATATCTCCCTGAAAATAAACTTGTTTCCAAGAAACCATGAAACGGCGACAGTTGATGCGCTATGTGAGTGCGGGTGTACTCACAACTCTTTCAACCGGCTTAGCTTCTGGACTCAGTTCTTACCAAGCACAGCCATCACGCAATGTATTGACAGTAAAGTGGCTTGGTCATACCTGCTTTTTATTTACTGGGGGTGGTGTGCGAGTTTTAGTCAACCCATTCCAAACCATTGGGTGTACGGCTAGATACAACTCACCAAAAGTAGAGGCAGATTTAGTCCTAATCAGTAGCCTACTACTAGATGAAGGAGCAGCGGAAGGGATACCGGGGAGTCCCCGGCTCCTATTTGAACCGGGTATTTTTCAAGTAAATGGGCTAAAATTCGAGGGAATTAGTATTCCTCACGACCGAGTCGGTGGACGTCGGTTTGGTAATAACGTGGTTTGGAAATGGACTCAAAATGGTATCAATATCCTACACCTGGGAGGAGCAGCAGCCCCTCTAGATATTGAGCAGAAAATTTTGATCGGGCGTCCTGATTTAGCGTTGATTCCAGTGGGAGGGGGACCAAAAGCCTACACCCCTCAAGAAGCTAAACAGGCATTTGATGTCCTTAAGGCAAAGATCATGATTCCTACTCATTTCCGAACCAAGGCCGCTGATGCCGAACAGTGTGATATTTTGCCAGTGGAGGAGTTCTTAACATTGATGAAGGAGACACCCATACGCCGTGCCAAAAACGATACCATTACGATTAGCTCAGGGGATTTATCCCAAGATGGGTCAGTGATTCAACTAATGAGTTACAACTACAACTTTTAAATGCGCTTGCCTAGCCCCTTACCCAGACTGCAACCGCCTTTCTGGATTGGTGGAGTGGCGGTTTTAGGCATGATTTTCTGGATTGAAACCCTACGGCAGTTTGGGTTTGTTGTTCCAACTCCCTTTATACTTCTTTTCTTTGCTGTTGCCCTAACTGCCAGTATCGACGGATTACTTGCTGGAGTTACCAGTGCCACAGTATGGGCAATTTACCTGATCTATGCCTCTGCTGTTCACGTTGGTCCACCGAGTTTAACCGGGGGTTCAGTAGAGGTGAGTTTGGGGATTCTAGTTGTGGTCTTACTGGCTGTGCGGCTCGGCTGGATAAAAGACCAGAATCAGAAGCTGATCCAAAAGTTGCGACAAGCCAGCCTTGAGCTAGAACGACGGATTGAACAACGCACCGCTGAACTCTTAACCACCAATTCTAGACTCTCCAAGGAGATTCGCGGACGCATTCTGGCTCAAGAAGCCCTCGGAAAAAACGAATTGGCATTACAGTTAAGCCAAAATCGACTTGAAAGTATTTTGAGTTCCCTTGAGGATGTGGTTTGGTCCGTGCGCCCCCAAACCTCCAGACTGCTTTACCTCAACTCCGCTGTTGATAGTCTTTATGGTTATAGTATATCCGATTTTTTAGGTAACTCAAATCTTTGGCTAGAGGTAATCCACCCAGAAGACCGAGAACGAGTTCAGCAGAAGCGAAATTTTTTTAGCAATAACTCATTGCCCTTGTCACCCCAATCACTTCTGGCCATTGACGGTCAAGACTTAGAATATCGAATCGTGCGCTCTGATGGGCAGGTGCGCTGGATTCGTGATCATGTACAAATTCACACCGATGCCCATGGTATCGCGATACGCATTGATGGTATTGTCACTGACATTACCAAAGCCAAGCAAGTCGAGGAAGCAATGGCCGCGAGTGAGCGGAAATTTCACGCCATCTTTGACCAGACCAGCCAATTTACATGGCTCCTGCAACCAGATGGTACCTTGCTCGAAGCCAACCAAACTGCCCTTAACTTTAGCGGATTAACTCCGTCAGAGATTGTGGGTAAGCCCTTCTGGCAAATCCAATGGTGGACACAGTCTACTCAAACCGAGAATTCTTTAAAAAATGCGATCGCTCAAGCAGCTAACGGTGAGTTTGTCCGTTATCAAGGGTCGGTGCTAGGGTTACAGGGTCAAGTGATCACGATGGAGTTTTCCGTGAAACCGTTGCGGGATGAGAACGGAAATATAGTGTTGTTAATCCTAGAAGGTCGAGATATTAGCGATCGCATCAGAGCAGAAGCAGCAACTCTAGAGGCTCAAAACAAGGACATACTGCTTAAAGAAATTCATCATCGGGTCAAGAACAATTTACAAATTGTCTCAGGACTCCTTTACCTCCAGTCCCGATATATAGATGATGAAAGTATTCTGGATATCCTCTGTGAAAGCCGCAATCGTCTCCAAGTCATGGCCTTAATCCATGAGAAACTTTATGGCTCTAAGAACCTCACCCAGATTGACTTCCAAGATTATATTCAATCCCTGACTAAGGACTTATTAGGATGTTACGCCTGTACTAATAATCCCCCTAGGATTAAGGTTAATTTTGTTCAGACATTTCTGGACATCGACAGGGCAATTACCTGTGGTTTAATTATTAATGAGTTAGTCTCCAATTCCCTCAAACATGCTTTTCCAGAAGAAGATGGCGGTAAAATTATTGTTGACTTTAAGTGCTGTGAGGATAACTATTTTGAACTGATCGTCAGTGACAATGGTCTTGGCATCCGAGAAGGTATAGATTTAGATAACCCCAAGACCCTCGGTCTACGCTTAGTCCATACCCTAGCCACTAAGCAACTCAAAGGTGAAGTTGAGTTAGATACAAGTCATGGTGTTATGTTTAAAATTAAATTTTAATAAAGTTTAAAATTGTTTAAACAAGCTTAAAGCATTAGTAAATTTTTCAAGACCAACCTCGAATTGTGATATAGAACTATTAGGTTATGATGCAGTTAACTAACCGGCAGCACAGAACCAAGGCAAAAGTTATTAAGTAGGGAGAACAAACTGGCTTGCTTCAAGGTTAAGACAAGGGACAACCCAAGGTAACTTGAAAAGCAATTCCATAACTAGGAAATGTCACAAATAAACATCTTAGTGGTTGAAGATGAAGCGATCACAGCTGAAGTTATTGCTGAACAGCTCATACAGTTGGGATACACCGTAACCGATAGCGTCACCTCTGGCACGGGCGCTATCAGCAGCACTGCCAATAACCAGCCTGATTTAGTCCTGATGGATATTACCTTAGATCCAAACGATATAGATGGCATAACTGCTGCTCAGCGCATCCGAGAGCAATTCCAGATTCCAGTAGTCTATTTGACAGCCCACTCTGATGAGACTACCCTAGCCCGAGCTAAGATGACAGCACCGTTCGGGTATCTGATCAAACCATTTAACGAACGGGAATTGCGGGTAGCGATTGAAACGGCCCTCTATCGGCACCAGCTGGAAAAAGAGTTAGTCAAACAGCAGAATTTGCTAGCAACAATACTCAGCTCCACTAATGATGCCGTGATCGCTACCAATGAAACAGGGGCAATCACCTACATCAACCCAGCCGCTGCAACCCTCACTGGCTGGACAGTAGCAGAAGCTTTTGGGCACAGCATTACAGATGTGATTCAAATTGTAGACGAACGCACTGATACCCCACTCCAGAACCCAGTCATGGAAGTGCTTCAGGAAGAAAGGGTCATTTTTGTGGATCAGGGCATAGGTTTGATTGCCAAAGACGGTAGCAAGATCTCCGTGGGAAATAGTGCTTCCCCGATTACAGAAGAAGATGGTACCATCAAGGGTGTAGTTCTTGTGCTGTGGAATATCAGGGAACAGCAACAACCCGAATTATTGGCAGTAGAAAGAGTCAAATTGCCAGCCAAAGCTTGCGCTAGCATACAAGCTGAAGCTCAAGCGGGTCAACTATTGTCTGCAGTACAAGAACTAGGGGCACTGAAATCTGACCTAATCGCTAGGATTTCCCATGAGTTTCGCACTCCCCTATCGATTATTTTAACTGCTGCTGAACTGCTGCAAAAATACGGGTCCAAGTTGTCACCGCACAAACAAGAAAGAAACTTGTATCGGATTCAATCATCAGTGATGCGAATGACTCGAATTATGGAAGATGTTCTGACCTTAAGCAAGGCTGAATCCGGTGAACTCCAGCTCAACTGTGTGCCCGTAGATGTGGTTGAATTATGCCGCAGTTTAGTGGAAGAGCACCAAATCATGGTGGGAAAGCGCTATACTATCGGTTTGATCCCTCAGGATTCCCCTGGCCTAGTTGAGCTGGATGAACAAATCCTACGGCAAATTTTGAGCAATTTGCTGACCTTAGCAACTCATTACTCCTTGAAGGGTAGTATGATTGCTTTGGAAATGTTTTGTGAAGATAACCAAATTGTGTTCCAGGTAAAAGACCAAGGCAGTGGGATTGTGCCCGAAAGTCAGGGACAATTATTTGAAGCGTTATTCCGAGCTAGTAATATTGGTTCTATGTCTTCTTCAGGAATGGGGTTAGGCATGATCCGCAAGTTTGTGGATTTGCATCGTGGTAAAATTACCTTAACTAGTCAAGTCGGAGTTGGGACAACCTATACGGTAAAATTGCCATTAACCAGTTCTATCTAGGTGGGGTTGGGCTAAAAAGAAATATAGCTAACAACTAACCAATAACTAAGGGTCACGAACCCACCGTTAATCGCTAATCGCGGTATAACGGGGGCTTGAAAAAGCTCATAACGTGACCAGCCTAAGTACTCGAAGTACTCCGTTTTTTGAGCTATCACACCCTTAGATGCGTCGCTAGTCTTTTGCTCTGTGGTTAATAGTTAAACAGTCGTAAACGGGTTAGGACAGTGCTATTAGCAAGACAAACTCAAAAAACATTGGCGTTCGCGCAAGCGTGTGCGAAGCACGAGCGCGAACTTCACCCTAGTAATAGGAGATAAACACAATTATGCGTGTTTTTGTACTCGATAAAA includes:
- a CDS encoding anthranilate synthase component II; this translates as MILVIDNYDSFTYNLVQYLGELGSQLPVASEIQVYRNDKIDIQKIRELNPDGVVISPGPGRPEDAGISRAIYSNLGSNLPILGVCLGHQALGQVFGGKIVSAPVLMHGKTSEIHHTGVGVFQGLPNPFTATRYHSLVIDRSCCPDVLEITAWVDDGTIMGVRHRNYTHIEGVQFHPESILTCSGKQLLKNFLESLPASATLSISP
- a CDS encoding MBL fold metallo-hydrolase, whose protein sequence is MKRRQLMRYVSAGVLTTLSTGLASGLSSYQAQPSRNVLTVKWLGHTCFLFTGGGVRVLVNPFQTIGCTARYNSPKVEADLVLISSLLLDEGAAEGIPGSPRLLFEPGIFQVNGLKFEGISIPHDRVGGRRFGNNVVWKWTQNGINILHLGGAAAPLDIEQKILIGRPDLALIPVGGGPKAYTPQEAKQAFDVLKAKIMIPTHFRTKAADAEQCDILPVEEFLTLMKETPIRRAKNDTITISSGDLSQDGSVIQLMSYNYNF
- a CDS encoding sensor histidine kinase, which gives rise to MPSPLPRLQPPFWIGGVAVLGMIFWIETLRQFGFVVPTPFILLFFAVALTASIDGLLAGVTSATVWAIYLIYASAVHVGPPSLTGGSVEVSLGILVVVLLAVRLGWIKDQNQKLIQKLRQASLELERRIEQRTAELLTTNSRLSKEIRGRILAQEALGKNELALQLSQNRLESILSSLEDVVWSVRPQTSRLLYLNSAVDSLYGYSISDFLGNSNLWLEVIHPEDRERVQQKRNFFSNNSLPLSPQSLLAIDGQDLEYRIVRSDGQVRWIRDHVQIHTDAHGIAIRIDGIVTDITKAKQVEEAMAASERKFHAIFDQTSQFTWLLQPDGTLLEANQTALNFSGLTPSEIVGKPFWQIQWWTQSTQTENSLKNAIAQAANGEFVRYQGSVLGLQGQVITMEFSVKPLRDENGNIVLLILEGRDISDRIRAEAATLEAQNKDILLKEIHHRVKNNLQIVSGLLYLQSRYIDDESILDILCESRNRLQVMALIHEKLYGSKNLTQIDFQDYIQSLTKDLLGCYACTNNPPRIKVNFVQTFLDIDRAITCGLIINELVSNSLKHAFPEEDGGKIIVDFKCCEDNYFELIVSDNGLGIREGIDLDNPKTLGLRLVHTLATKQLKGEVELDTSHGVMFKIKF
- a CDS encoding hybrid sensor histidine kinase/response regulator: MSQINILVVEDEAITAEVIAEQLIQLGYTVTDSVTSGTGAISSTANNQPDLVLMDITLDPNDIDGITAAQRIREQFQIPVVYLTAHSDETTLARAKMTAPFGYLIKPFNERELRVAIETALYRHQLEKELVKQQNLLATILSSTNDAVIATNETGAITYINPAAATLTGWTVAEAFGHSITDVIQIVDERTDTPLQNPVMEVLQEERVIFVDQGIGLIAKDGSKISVGNSASPITEEDGTIKGVVLVLWNIREQQQPELLAVERVKLPAKACASIQAEAQAGQLLSAVQELGALKSDLIARISHEFRTPLSIILTAAELLQKYGSKLSPHKQERNLYRIQSSVMRMTRIMEDVLTLSKAESGELQLNCVPVDVVELCRSLVEEHQIMVGKRYTIGLIPQDSPGLVELDEQILRQILSNLLTLATHYSLKGSMIALEMFCEDNQIVFQVKDQGSGIVPESQGQLFEALFRASNIGSMSSSGMGLGMIRKFVDLHRGKITLTSQVGVGTTYTVKLPLTSSI